In Coriobacteriaceae bacterium, a single window of DNA contains:
- a CDS encoding S-ribosylhomocysteine lyase — translation MERIASFSVDHLLLEPGVYVSRIDRDPATGAAVTTFDLRLTTPNKEPVMNTAECHTIEHLGATFLRNHAEWSSRIVYFGPMGCRTGFYLVVFGELTSEKVLPLVRELFEFVAGFEGDVPGAAPEECGNYLDQNLPMANWLARRYLDRDLADIDEKHLHYQQA, via the coding sequence ATGGAGCGCATCGCGAGCTTTTCCGTTGACCATCTGCTGCTTGAGCCCGGCGTGTACGTGAGCCGCATCGACCGCGATCCGGCGACCGGCGCCGCCGTTACCACCTTTGACCTGCGCCTGACCACGCCCAATAAGGAGCCGGTCATGAACACGGCCGAGTGCCACACCATCGAGCACCTGGGCGCGACGTTCCTTCGCAATCATGCCGAGTGGTCGAGCCGCATTGTCTACTTTGGCCCCATGGGCTGCCGCACGGGCTTTTACCTGGTTGTCTTTGGCGAGCTGACGAGCGAGAAGGTCTTGCCGCTCGTCCGCGAGCTGTTTGAGTTTGTCGCCGGCTTCGAGGGCGATGTCCCCGGTGCCGCTCCCGAGGAATGCGGTAACTACCTGGACCAGAACCTCCCCATGGCCAACTGGCTTGCGCGCCGCTACCTCGACCGCGACCTGGCCGATATCGACGAGAAGCATCTGCACTATCAGCAGGCGTAA
- a CDS encoding DUF4867 family protein: MHIYSVNDPEFKSYGNVWDDVPSELTSPVLEALSATPIPEGSKYVASAPELEGVKDADKLGFLMFGGRPFQLGWCNGHNTRLNCLEYHRASEFNLGARDFILLVAHRWEIEDGKLDTACVKAFCVPAGKVVEVFNTTLHYTPCMVDDGGFQVMVALPAGTNGPRPEAATDMPTAGDSYCYWKADKWVLCHADSPKAAEGGYVGLIGKNLDIACD; the protein is encoded by the coding sequence ATGCATATCTACTCTGTCAACGATCCCGAGTTCAAATCCTATGGCAACGTTTGGGATGACGTTCCGTCTGAGCTCACGTCGCCCGTGCTCGAGGCGCTCTCTGCCACGCCCATCCCCGAGGGCAGCAAGTACGTTGCAAGTGCGCCGGAGCTCGAGGGCGTCAAGGATGCCGATAAACTGGGCTTTCTCATGTTTGGTGGCCGTCCCTTCCAGCTCGGCTGGTGCAACGGCCACAACACGCGTCTCAACTGCCTGGAGTACCACCGCGCGAGTGAGTTCAACCTGGGCGCGCGCGACTTTATCCTGCTCGTGGCGCATCGCTGGGAGATCGAGGACGGCAAGCTCGATACCGCGTGCGTCAAGGCGTTCTGCGTGCCGGCGGGCAAGGTTGTCGAGGTCTTCAACACCACGCTCCACTACACGCCGTGCATGGTCGACGACGGTGGCTTCCAGGTGATGGTGGCGCTTCCCGCCGGCACCAACGGCCCGCGCCCCGAGGCCGCAACCGACATGCCTACCGCCGGTGACAGCTACTGCTACTGGAAGGCCGACAAGTGGGTTCTCTGCCATGCTGACAGCCCCAAGGCTGCCGAGGGCGGCTACGTAGGCCTCATCGGCAAAAACCTCGATATCGCCTGCGACTAG
- a CDS encoding nucleoside hydrolase, which yields MAIKKLILDLDMGVDDAMALAYAIASPEVELVGITTCFGNVRVEQSAHNCLAVLDLLGRPEVPVYLGADRPLQATEPYTPPASTALIHGKNGIGGASVPASPYEPVGATSADGNAAVDYLIDAARTYGPDLVYVATGPLSNLALALERDAAAMMSIGRVVVMGGALTVPGNVSAGAEANMASDPEAADAVLRSGRKLTMVGLDVTHRVVLTRRDIAGWTGSGTMAGCAFASMVEHYIGSYEMNAPYLGGCALHDPLAVAVAVDPTLVGALGCNLRVDLLGEYRGRTICDERRLSDPDKSALVALTVDAPRFLSEFKTRMARVLG from the coding sequence ATGGCAATCAAGAAGCTGATCCTTGATCTGGATATGGGTGTGGACGATGCGATGGCGCTGGCCTATGCCATCGCGAGCCCCGAGGTGGAGCTCGTGGGCATCACCACGTGCTTTGGCAACGTGCGCGTCGAGCAATCGGCGCACAACTGCCTGGCGGTGCTCGATCTGCTGGGTCGCCCCGAGGTTCCGGTGTACCTGGGTGCCGACCGTCCTCTGCAGGCGACTGAGCCCTATACGCCGCCGGCGTCCACCGCGCTCATTCACGGCAAGAACGGCATCGGCGGCGCGAGCGTGCCCGCGTCGCCCTACGAGCCGGTGGGGGCGACCTCGGCCGACGGCAACGCTGCGGTCGATTATCTGATCGATGCCGCGCGCACCTATGGTCCCGATCTGGTCTACGTAGCGACTGGCCCGCTCTCCAACCTGGCGCTCGCCCTGGAGCGCGATGCGGCGGCGATGATGTCCATCGGCCGCGTGGTCGTGATGGGCGGCGCCCTTACCGTGCCCGGTAACGTGAGCGCGGGCGCCGAGGCCAACATGGCGAGCGACCCCGAGGCAGCCGACGCGGTGCTGCGCTCGGGCCGTAAGCTCACCATGGTGGGTCTGGACGTGACGCATCGCGTGGTGCTCACACGCCGCGACATTGCCGGCTGGACGGGCTCGGGCACCATGGCGGGCTGCGCATTTGCGAGCATGGTCGAGCACTACATTGGCTCGTACGAGATGAACGCACCCTACCTGGGTGGTTGTGCGCTGCACGATCCGCTGGCCGTTGCCGTGGCGGTCGACCCCACGCTCGTAGGTGCGCTCGGCTGCAACCTGCGTGTTGATCTGCTGGGCGAGTACCGCGGTCGCACCATCTGCGATGAGCGTCGCCTGTCCGATCCGGACAAGAGCGCGCTTGTGGCACTGACCGTGGATGCTCCGCGCTTCCTGTCCGAGTTCAAGACGCGTATGGCCCGTGTCCTTGGCTAA